A region from the Deltaproteobacteria bacterium genome encodes:
- a CDS encoding GntR family transcriptional regulator, with translation MGKISDVQLLKDKVYEVIKKSIIELSLSPNEQLVEQRLAEELGVSKSPIREALMLLEQDGLVYTVPFKGCFVTEISRKNIHEIFQLREALERFSVKVLSENYSELEPQGAKEILREAEEALRRGDVKRCFTANTKFHDFLLTTTKNERIVQAYSTLRNHLDRYRKIASLILGRVAKSHKEHVLIFAAIEKIEMETKRRSGCPSISAAYLKIFFIPKNSNPFADRLIS, from the coding sequence CATTATCGAATTATCCCTTTCTCCCAATGAACAATTGGTTGAACAGCGCTTAGCAGAAGAATTGGGGGTTAGCAAGTCTCCCATCCGGGAGGCTCTCATGCTTCTCGAACAGGATGGGTTGGTCTACACGGTTCCCTTTAAAGGGTGCTTTGTAACGGAGATCAGCCGGAAGAATATCCACGAAATCTTCCAGCTCCGTGAAGCTCTCGAGAGATTCTCGGTAAAGGTTCTCAGCGAAAATTATTCCGAATTGGAACCCCAGGGGGCGAAAGAAATTCTTAGGGAGGCTGAAGAAGCTTTGCGCCGGGGCGATGTAAAACGCTGTTTTACTGCCAACACCAAATTTCACGATTTTCTCCTCACCACAACCAAAAATGAAAGAATCGTCCAAGCTTACTCAACCCTTAGAAACCATCTTGATCGTTACCGAAAAATAGCCAGTCTCATTTTAGGGCGAGTGGCCAAATCACATAAAGAGCACGTTTTAATCTTTGCCGCCATTGAAAAAATAGAGATGGAAACCAAGCGGAGAAGCGGATGTCCGAGCATCTCCGCAGCGTACTTGAAGATTTTCTTCATTCCCAAGAACTCCAATCCTTTTGCCGATAGGCTGATTTCTTAA